A region from the Salvelinus sp. IW2-2015 linkage group LG21, ASM291031v2, whole genome shotgun sequence genome encodes:
- the LOC111982447 gene encoding endonuclease V isoform X2, translating into MSILPQEELVKKWESEQASLRQQVVEEDTEDWQRCPDFTGLERVGGVDLSFIKGDDVNACAQLVVLSYPDLELLYEDSQMVTLTAPYISGFLAFRETPYLLEALQRLETTQPSLLPQVVLVDGNGLFHYREFGLACHLGVLSGLPCIGVAKNLLQVQGVEKNEEHQSQIASLQKGGESFPLTSDSGKVLGKALRSSDSSTKPVYVSVGHKISLDTDLRPTHSCYRVPEPIRQCWEVDTS; encoded by the exons ATGTCTATTCTTCCTCAAGAAGAATTGGTCAAGAAATGGGAAAG tGAACAGGCCAGCCTCAGGCagcaggtggtggaggaggacacAGAGGATTGGCAGAGATGTCCCGACTTCACCGGGCTGGAGAGGGTTGGAGGAGTGGACCTGTCGTTTATCAAAGGAGATGACGTCAACGCCTGTGCCCAGCTAGTGGTGCTTAGCTACCCAGACCTAGAG CTGCTGTATGAGGACAGTCAGATGGTGACCCTGACCGCCCCCTACATCTCAGGGTTCCTGGCCTTCAGGGAGACCCCCTATCTGCTGGAGGCCCTGCAGCGCCTGGAGACGACCCAGCCCAGCCTGCTTCCTCAG GTGGTCTTGGTGGATGGGAATGGTCTGTTTCACTACAGAG AGTTTGGTCTGGCGTGTCACCTGGGAGTTCTGTCAGGGCTTCCCTGTATAGGTGTGGCCAAGAACCTCCTGCAGGTGCAGGGTGTGGAGAAGAACGAGGAACACCAGTCACAG attGCCTCAttgcagaagggaggagagagcttCCCTCTGACTAGCGACTCAGGAAAAGTTCTGGGGAAG GCCCTGCGTAGTTCTGACAGCAGTACCAAACCAGTGTATGTTTCAGTGGGCCACAAGATCAGCCTGGACACGGACCTGCGCCCCACACACTCCTGCTACCGTGTCCCAGAGCCTatcagacag
- the LOC111982447 gene encoding endonuclease V isoform X1, producing MSILPQEELVKKWESEQASLRQQVVEEDTEDWQRCPDFTGLERVGGVDLSFIKGDDVNACAQLVVLSYPDLELLYEDSQMVTLTAPYISGFLAFRETPYLLEALQRLETTQPSLLPQVVLVDGNGLFHYREFGLACHLGVLSGLPCIGVAKNLLQVQGVEKNEEHQSQIASLQKGGESFPLTSDSGKVLGKALRSSDSSTKPVYVSVGHKISLDTDLRPTHSCYRVPEPIRQADMRSREYLRVHFPTAADT from the exons ATGTCTATTCTTCCTCAAGAAGAATTGGTCAAGAAATGGGAAAG tGAACAGGCCAGCCTCAGGCagcaggtggtggaggaggacacAGAGGATTGGCAGAGATGTCCCGACTTCACCGGGCTGGAGAGGGTTGGAGGAGTGGACCTGTCGTTTATCAAAGGAGATGACGTCAACGCCTGTGCCCAGCTAGTGGTGCTTAGCTACCCAGACCTAGAG CTGCTGTATGAGGACAGTCAGATGGTGACCCTGACCGCCCCCTACATCTCAGGGTTCCTGGCCTTCAGGGAGACCCCCTATCTGCTGGAGGCCCTGCAGCGCCTGGAGACGACCCAGCCCAGCCTGCTTCCTCAG GTGGTCTTGGTGGATGGGAATGGTCTGTTTCACTACAGAG AGTTTGGTCTGGCGTGTCACCTGGGAGTTCTGTCAGGGCTTCCCTGTATAGGTGTGGCCAAGAACCTCCTGCAGGTGCAGGGTGTGGAGAAGAACGAGGAACACCAGTCACAG attGCCTCAttgcagaagggaggagagagcttCCCTCTGACTAGCGACTCAGGAAAAGTTCTGGGGAAG GCCCTGCGTAGTTCTGACAGCAGTACCAAACCAGTGTATGTTTCAGTGGGCCACAAGATCAGCCTGGACACGGACCTGCGCCCCACACACTCCTGCTACCGTGTCCCAGAGCCTatcagacag